Genomic DNA from Naumovozyma dairenensis CBS 421 chromosome 11, complete genome:
CAGGAATATAATCATAATTAGACCCCGTTTGAGCTAATAACGCACTCTTCAACATGTCCTCGTATGTGTCATTTTGACACAAGTACCAATTTTCAATCATACCTCCGAAGGCTTCACCTGCTTCCCACCAATAATAAGGCGGTTGAAACATACCGACTGTACCTCCGTATTGTGTTCCCCAATAGTAATCCATCATACCACCTTGGATTAGGGAAGTAGCGTCACATATGGATTCTTTCGAGGTTATGTCTAGATCTATTGCTTGTGTGTTGTGTACTGTTAGGAGGAGTTGGAAAAAGTGAAAGTAAAGTGATGGTCTTCTCAGTAGCCTTACCATATCTGTATGTGTGCGTATAATAAACTGTttgattcttcttttgaagGTTATATGCCTGCTTGGTTGTGACAGTTAAGgtcttcttgttcttgtagAACAACCAGGTATCATgtgtatatgtatatgtatatgtataaatATAGAAATCATCGAGTCCTGTACAATCTTTCCCAAAAGAAGACAAAAGGACGGCTTAGGCGCCTTTGCAATTTACAATGAAGTCGAAGGGAGAAGTGATGAGAagagatgagatgagatgacGACAGAACAAGGTATACTGGATGTACTGGGCCAAAACTGACACTACAATGAATAATCGATACTATCTTGGTTGGCAAAAATAAGTCTGGATAACGGTCGAGAATTTTTATGTTAATGCTACGCTAAATGAAGTTGCTTTCACTAAACAGGACATGTGTTGAAGGTGGGACGGTGTGGGCGTAGTAGAAGTATCTTTTCCCCGATCCAGTGTAAAATTAGATCGGCTATATCTTCCTCTGATATTATCACATAtacatttttcataataatggctctaaataatagaaaagCGAAACAGATAAGTTCTCAATGTTCATAATGGTTGAGCGCTTAAAATGTGTTATGATGATACGAATGGGGTCAGtcttgtattatttttttacaaGTTGTTTTATAAAATATCTACAGGAAAATACCTTAATAATACATAAAAGGAATTCATGGGGTGATAGCTTGTGTCgtatattcttttaattttcttggCATcagtttcaaatttatttaattatttatttttcattatcaatttcCTACATTTTAAAAAGACCATTTAACCTTAAcacaaaaataattaattccaaaaataaacaaaaataagTTAATTCATGAAACTTTAACGTTAATCTTGAACGTAGTTGAGGTACAGAAAGAATGTTTTTTctaatataaatatataacatggagctaataataataataataataatttacaaGAAATGCATTACTCTTGTCTAAGAGTCCTCTGATTGATCATTATCCAATTGCCATTCCTTGGCGGTAATACAATATTTCTCAGGAGGCAATCTAACCCCCCATGAGCCCATAACTTGAGGCAAAGGTTTCTTATTCCTATCTGCTGCCAATTGTAACAATAATTCCTTAGGAGCTGTAGGTTTGAATTGATATTGAGTTCTTGCCCCGATTGCGAGCCGTATATCTTCGATAGTCAACCTTGAACCTGGATTGTTGCCAGTATTTGCCGCTGCGTTCTTTGATGACTTCCCCGTATCTGTTGCCGTTGCATTTGGGTCAGTGGTCCCAGCCCCAGTTGCAGTTCCATTTGCGGTTGCGGTTGCTGTTGCGGTGGCAGCTTGTTGCGATTG
This window encodes:
- the TAF9 gene encoding chromatin modification protein (similar to Saccharomyces cerevisiae TAF9 (YMR236W); ancestral locus Anc_8.771), which gives rise to MATPTVSGTATSTAPKSSPQLTPEETPRDVRLLHLLLASQSIQNYEDRIPLQLMDFAHRYTRSILKDAMVYNDHAMSSESQQQSQMQSQQAATATATATANGTATGAGTTDPNATATDTGKSSKNAAANTGNNPGSRLTIEDIRLAIGARTQYQFKPTAPKELLLQLAADRNKKPLPQVMGSWGVRLPPEKYCITAKEWQLDNDQSEDS